The Rothia sp. SD9660Na DNA segment CGTTGCCGAGCCCTACCTGGTGCGTGAAGGCCTGATTGGGCGCACACCCCGTGGACGTGTTGCCCTGCCTGCGGCCTGGGAACACCTCGGACTGGAGGCTCCGGACCTGTCCTAACGGCAGGGTGCCTGTAATATCAAGGAGCAGCCAGCCAAGGGCAAGGAACTTAGCATAGAATGGGGACTTAGTTTGTTCACCCCCATCAACCACGTTAAGAGGGATTCTCGTGCAGTCAGGCTCACCCCTGTTTATGCTCTTACTCCTAGGCATCATGATGTTGGTACTTATCGTGCTACCAGCACGCCGCGCCAAAAAGGCCCAGCAGCAGATTAAAGAACGCCATGACGCCATGGTGCCAGGTACCCAGGTCATGACCAACTTCGGTCTCTACGGATCGGTAGTCTTCATCGACAAGGA contains these protein-coding regions:
- a CDS encoding preprotein translocase subunit YajC: MQSGSPLFMLLLLGIMMLVLIVLPARRAKKAQQQIKERHDAMVPGTQVMTNFGLYGSVVFIDKEANTAHLEIAPGTVAKVHLMTVTSIEDDTATTPVADAERPVIQGEVADDPKN